Proteins found in one Thalassophryne amazonica chromosome 1, fThaAma1.1, whole genome shotgun sequence genomic segment:
- the LOC117522394 gene encoding gamma-crystallin N-B isoform X3 yields the protein MNRVNSIRVESGAWICYDHPDFKGQQYILEHGEYPEFQRWNSHNDHMGSCKPVRMHGEHYRIELFEGCNFTGHCVDICDDCPFLQSRGFTNNCINSVRVYGDGAWVMYEEPNFRGRMYIVERRNYCSHNEWQAQNHNIQSIRRVVNYF from the exons AGTGAACTCTATTCGCGTGGAGAGTGGCGCCTGGATCTGCTACGACCATCCGGACTTCaagggccagcagtacatcctggAGCACGGAGAATACCCAGAATTTCAGAGGTGGAACTCACACAATGACCACATGGGATCTTGTAAGCCAGTCCGCATG CATGGCGAGCACTACCGCATCGAGCTGTTTGAGGGCTGTAACTTCACCGGACACTGCGTGGACATCTGTGACGACTGTCCCTTCCTGCAGAGCCGCGGCTTCACCAACAACTGCATCAACTCCGTCAGAGTCTACGGAGACGGCGC ATGGGTGATGTACGAGGAGCCAAATTTCCGTGGCCGTATGTACATTGTGGAGCGAAGAAACTACTGCAGCCATAACGAGTGGCAGGCCCAGAACCACAACATCCAGTCCATCCGCCGAGTCGTCAACTACTTCTAG